The nucleotide window TGCCGCGCTGACTGAAATCGACTCCCAACGAGTCGTATTCGACAGTTCGATACCCCAGACCCACCGTGGTGTGCAGCCGGCCGCGACTCATGTTGTCCACCAGCGAGATATCCTCGGCCAGCCGCACCGGGTTCCACAGCGGCCCGAGCGCACAGTCCACACTCGCTATCAGCCGCGACGTGCGCGCCAGGAACATGGCCGCAGCCATGATGGGATTGCAACTCCACCCATGCCCAGTCACGTGATGCTCATCGACGCTGACCGAGGTGATTCCCCGTGCCTCACCCCACTGCGCCAGTTCGAGCGCGGCGCGGATCAGCTCACCCTGCGCATGGGGTTCGCCCTCCGGGGAACCGAAGTTGAAGCGCAGCACTGTCAGTAGCATGTTCGGCTACCCGCCGGTCGTCTGTGATCGCAGGAATGCCGGCCAGTCGGGAAACAGGGCACGGTCGACGATTTCAATGCGGGTGCCGAATTCGTCGATGTAGTAGGCGAACAACGCGAGGCCCGGCCCGGACACGTCGGCGGTGGCTTCCAGGGTGTAGCCATTTTCCTGCAGCATCCGCGAGGCGGTAGCCAGGTCGTCGGTGAAGTAGCCGAGGTGGTGAATGGAATTTCCGGGCACCGCCGCCCATGGGGTGCCCGCAGTCTCGCCGATCAGTTCGACATGCGGACTTTGCAGGGAGTAGACGAACGTGGTGGTGAGCTCCCTGGTACCGGTGGCGGTGCGCATTGGCAACGTATACGTCTGCGGGGTGATCCACCGGTAGCCACCCAGCGCGCTAAACCGGGCCATCGCAACGTCGAGGTCGGGCACCACGATGCCGGTGTGGTAAAAGTCCTCGGGCCGCAGCACCGATGCCATGTCGACCTCCTCAAGGTTCAGACGCAGTCGGACGCGCCGTCCACCACAAAAACCGCACCGCTGGTATAGCCGCTCTGCTCGGTACACAAGAAGGCCACCGTGGGCGCAATCTCCGCGGCGGACCCAAAGCGGCGCAACGGGATATGACCTAACTCCGAATCGACCAGCTCCGTCGCCAGATGCATGGGGGCCGTCATCGGGGTGTCGATCGTGCCCGGCGCCACCGCATTCACCCGGATGCCTTTGGTTGCCCATTTCACAGCGAGATTCCTGGTAACACAGATGATCCCGGCTTTGGCGGCGCCATAGCCGGGCACCAGCGTGATCGCGCGCAGCGCCGACATCGACGCCAGATTGACCACGCTGGCGCCTGCCACGGCGGTGGATGCCTTGAGTGCGCGGTACAGTCCGACGGTCAACCGGTACGGTCCGGTCAGATTCAGCTCCACCGAGGCATCGAATCCATCGGGATTCGACTCATCAAGTCCGCCAGGAAAGTTCGCACCGGCATTGTTGATCAGCACATCCAGTTGGGAGAAGCGCCCAGCCAGCAGGTCCACCGATTCCGGGTCGGTCAGCCGCAGTTGGCGGTAGGCCATGCCGGACAGGTCGCAGTCGTAGGCCGCGGCGTCCGGCTTGGTTCCGGTGACGATCACCTGCGCCCCGGCATCGCGGAACAACGCCGCGATGGCGTAGCCAATCCCGCTGGTACCGCCGGTGATCAGCGCTGTGGTCCCGGTGAAGTCGAAACTGACCCGCGCCGTCACGAGTTGCTCGCTATCCGATGGTTGAGCCATGCGCTTTCCCAGAAGTTCGTGCTGTCGGCGAGTAGCTGCTGGTGGGCCTGCCTGAGCACGTCACCCGCCTCTGGCTGGTCGGATACCAGCTCGGCGAGATGGATTGCGTGTAGTGGACGGCCCGCACCCAGGTGCGCTTGCGCTCGCTCCAGCAGCGCCTGGGCACCTGCGAGCTCCACGACGTCGGGTGCCACGGCGTCGAATCCCACCGGATAGAGTTCGGTGGTGGACCGGTGGTGAAACCAGCCCGAGTAGTTTTCCCAGATCGCCCGCACGTCCCACGCCACCTTCCCGTAGCCTTCGCCCACTTCGCACTCCGCGGGCAGGGAGATCTCACGCATCAGAGTTTGGACGTCCTTGCCCGCATTCATCCCGGCGACGGTCTGGTCGTGGAGGTATTGGATCGCGTCGCGCAGTCGGGTCAGCTCGGCGTTGATGCGGTCCGTGCCCGCGATCGGCGCGAAGTGACCGGTCACCAATAGCTCGGGTTGCAGTCCACGCACCCGCTCGACCGAGGCAATGGTCATCAAAGCGTCGCGGTATCGGTCCCCGCGGATGGTGACCAGATTGGGAATGTGTCCAAAGATCGGGCCAAAGGTATTTCCACATAGACATATTCGCTCTTCCGGCAACCACACCACCAGCGAGTCGGTGGTTTCTCCCCCGGGAACCGCCAGCAGCTCGAG belongs to Mycobacterium basiliense and includes:
- a CDS encoding VOC family protein — its product is MASVLRPEDFYHTGIVVPDLDVAMARFSALGGYRWITPQTYTLPMRTATGTRELTTTFVYSLQSPHVELIGETAGTPWAAVPGNSIHHLGYFTDDLATASRMLQENGYTLEATADVSGPGLALFAYYIDEFGTRIEIVDRALFPDWPAFLRSQTTGG
- a CDS encoding MBL fold metallo-hydrolase — translated: MFDPVYRGRPGADAMRPAAADQAEEIAPGLWCSPGLSNSYLLTTAAGRVVVNTGMGFEGPVHRANFDAVDSSPVSHIIFTQGHVDHVGGLDSLRDPDTTVVAQANWTAWRDDNARLIPYRASRSAFAFKHTLAEGIQAIQRRLGTSHLPGQSVPVVDLDFEDSLILDVGGRRLELLAVPGGETTDSLVVWLPEERICLCGNTFGPIFGHIPNLVTIRGDRYRDALMTIASVERVRGLQPELLVTGHFAPIAGTDRINAELTRLRDAIQYLHDQTVAGMNAGKDVQTLMREISLPAECEVGEGYGKVAWDVRAIWENYSGWFHHRSTTELYPVGFDAVAPDVVELAGAQALLERAQAHLGAGRPLHAIHLAELVSDQPEAGDVLRQAHQQLLADSTNFWESAWLNHRIASNS
- a CDS encoding SDR family NAD(P)-dependent oxidoreductase, whose protein sequence is MTARVSFDFTGTTALITGGTSGIGYAIAALFRDAGAQVIVTGTKPDAAAYDCDLSGMAYRQLRLTDPESVDLLAGRFSQLDVLINNAGANFPGGLDESNPDGFDASVELNLTGPYRLTVGLYRALKASTAVAGASVVNLASMSALRAITLVPGYGAAKAGIICVTRNLAVKWATKGIRVNAVAPGTIDTPMTAPMHLATELVDSELGHIPLRRFGSAAEIAPTVAFLCTEQSGYTSGAVFVVDGASDCV